DNA sequence from the Streptomyces sp. HUAS 15-9 genome:
GCAGGGCGTGCGCCTCCCAGAGCCACCAGCCGCCCGCGGTCAGCGCGACCACCATGTAGAACCAGCCGGTGTAGCCGAGCGGGGTCAGTGTCAGCGAGACGGCGACCATCACCCAGCTGTAGATCACGATCTGCCTGGCGACGACCTTGTTGGAGGCGATGACCGGCAGCATCGGCACGCCCGCGCGCGCGTAGTCGTCCTTCACCTTCATCGACAGCGGCCAGTAGTGCGGCGGCGTCCAGAAGAACATCACCAGGAAGAGGACGACCGGCGCCCACGACATGGAGTTCGTGACGGACGACCAGCCGATCAGCACCGGCATGCAGCCGGCGATGCCGCCCCACACGATGTTCTGCGACGTACGTCGTTTGAGGATCATCGTGTAGACGACGACGTAGAAGAGGAGCGCTCCGAGCGACAGCCAGGCGGACAGCCAGTTGACCGCGAACCCGAACAGCAGCGTCGAGACGACGGCCAGCGTGATGCCGAAGGCGAGGCACTCGCGCGGGCTGACCACGCCCGTCACCAGTGGACGCTGCGACGTACGGTCCATGACCGCGTCGATGTCACGGTCGATGTACATGTTCAGCGCGTTGGCGCCGCCCGCGGAGAGGTAACCGCCGATGCAGGTGACCAGCACCAGGCCGAGATCCGGCACGCCCTGCTGCGCGAGGAACATCACCGGAACGGTGGTGATCAGCAGCAGTTCGATGATCCGCGGCTTGGTCAGCGCCACGAAAGCCTTCGCACGGGCCCCGAACGGCCGGTGGCTCGGCTTCGGGCTCGCACCGAGCTCCCCCACA
Encoded proteins:
- a CDS encoding heme o synthase, which encodes MCVTAVESRPAGGGTSHVFRAVGELGASPKPSHRPFGARAKAFVALTKPRIIELLLITTVPVMFLAQQGVPDLGLVLVTCIGGYLSAGGANALNMYIDRDIDAVMDRTSQRPLVTGVVSPRECLAFGITLAVVSTLLFGFAVNWLSAWLSLGALLFYVVVYTMILKRRTSQNIVWGGIAGCMPVLIGWSSVTNSMSWAPVVLFLVMFFWTPPHYWPLSMKVKDDYARAGVPMLPVIASNKVVARQIVIYSWVMVAVSLTLTPLGYTGWFYMVVALTAGGWWLWEAHALQNRAKAEVTGVKLKEMRLFHWSITYVSLLFVAVAVDPFLQ